The proteins below come from a single Dermatophilaceae bacterium Soc4.6 genomic window:
- a CDS encoding PfkB family carbohydrate kinase has protein sequence MSALVVVGDTGVDVLTRPRSTVADGGESPADIRLVPGGAGANTAAWLAAHGVPVALVSRVGDDVAGGAARAALEAAGVTCRFAVDATLPTCTVVVLVDAEGGRTMLSDRGAAAVLAVGDLDLTPPPEALAGPQAGPLYRPHLHLSGYVLLAPSSRAAGLAALEQARARGWTTSVDPQSAEMVLEAGVETFWSWVEGVDLLLPNEIELEALGGADLALSHVRAVAATYGADGARWFSRGAEPLHVPAPPVQCRDSTGSGDAFNAGLLATRFSLATPRDALAAGVAAGSTAATSDGARPA, from the coding sequence GTGAGCGCGCTCGTGGTCGTCGGCGACACCGGCGTCGACGTCCTGACCCGGCCGCGGTCCACGGTCGCCGACGGGGGCGAGTCTCCGGCTGACATCCGGCTGGTTCCCGGCGGAGCCGGGGCCAACACCGCGGCCTGGCTCGCGGCGCACGGCGTGCCGGTGGCCCTCGTCTCGCGCGTGGGCGACGACGTCGCCGGCGGCGCCGCCCGCGCGGCTCTGGAGGCCGCCGGGGTCACCTGCCGCTTCGCCGTCGACGCCACCCTGCCGACGTGCACCGTCGTCGTGCTCGTCGACGCCGAGGGCGGGCGGACCATGCTCTCCGACCGGGGGGCGGCGGCCGTCCTCGCCGTCGGCGACCTCGACCTGACGCCACCACCCGAGGCGCTCGCCGGACCGCAGGCCGGACCCCTCTACCGTCCCCACCTGCACCTCAGCGGCTACGTCCTGCTGGCCCCCTCCTCCCGCGCGGCCGGGCTGGCCGCGCTGGAGCAGGCCCGGGCCCGGGGGTGGACGACGTCGGTCGACCCGCAGTCGGCCGAGATGGTGCTGGAGGCCGGGGTCGAGACGTTCTGGTCGTGGGTCGAGGGCGTCGACCTGTTGCTGCCCAACGAGATCGAGCTCGAGGCCCTCGGCGGGGCCGACCTCGCGCTGAGCCACGTCCGCGCGGTGGCGGCCACCTACGGCGCCGACGGCGCCCGCTGGTTCTCCCGGGGCGCCGAGCCCCTGCACGTGCCCGCCCCGCCGGTGCAGTGCCGCGACTCCACCGGCTCAGGTGACGCGTTCAACGCCGGCCTGCTGGCGACGCGCTTCTCGCTCGCGACCCCGCGCGACGCCCTCGCGGCCGGCGTCGCCGCCGGGAGCACCGCGGCGACCTCCGACGGGGCCCGCCCCGCCTGA
- a CDS encoding ABC transporter ATP-binding protein: protein MTAIEVEGLRKSFGRSVALDALDLRVEQGEVHGFLGPNGSGKSTTIRILLGLVRAGGGTVRLLGGDPWAEAPTLHRRLAYVPGDVTLWPTLSGGEVIDLLGRLRGGLDQTRRADLLERFELDPGTRGRAYSKGNRQKVALVAALASDVELLILDEPTTGLDPLMENVFRECIREERARGRTVLLSSHILGEVEALCERVSIIRAGRTVLTGRLGDLRHLTRTTLDATLERALTPGEVAIVQTRPGVIGVVVDGERLQCAVETTHLGGLLELLGRRGIRTLVAQPPTLEDLFLQRYREPEGS from the coding sequence ATGACCGCCATCGAGGTCGAGGGACTGCGCAAGTCGTTCGGGCGCAGCGTGGCCCTCGACGCCCTCGACCTGCGGGTCGAGCAGGGCGAGGTCCACGGCTTCCTCGGGCCCAACGGGTCGGGCAAGTCCACCACGATCCGCATCCTGCTCGGCCTGGTGCGGGCCGGCGGCGGCACCGTCCGACTCCTGGGTGGCGACCCGTGGGCGGAGGCCCCGACCCTGCACCGACGCCTCGCCTACGTGCCGGGTGACGTGACGCTCTGGCCGACCCTCTCTGGTGGGGAGGTGATCGACCTGCTCGGTCGGCTCCGAGGGGGCCTCGACCAGACCCGACGCGCCGACCTGCTCGAGCGCTTCGAGCTCGATCCGGGCACGCGCGGCCGGGCCTACTCCAAGGGCAACCGCCAGAAGGTCGCCCTCGTCGCAGCCCTCGCCTCTGACGTCGAGCTGCTGATCCTCGACGAGCCGACGACCGGCCTGGACCCGTTGATGGAGAACGTCTTTCGAGAGTGCATCCGCGAGGAGAGGGCGCGCGGCCGCACCGTGCTCCTGTCCAGCCACATCCTCGGCGAGGTCGAGGCCCTGTGCGAGCGGGTGAGCATCATCCGCGCCGGACGCACCGTCCTGACCGGGCGGCTGGGCGACCTGCGCCACCTCACCCGCACCACCCTCGACGCCACGCTCGAGCGGGCCCTGACGCCGGGCGAGGTCGCGATCGTGCAGACCCGTCCCGGCGTCATCGGCGTGGTCGTCGACGGCGAGCGCCTGCAGTGTGCCGTCGAGACGACCCACCTCGGTGGGCTGCTCGAGCTGCTGGGCCGGCGCGGCATACGGACGCTGGTGGCGCAGCCGCCGACGCTCGAGGACCTGTTCCTGCAACGCTACCGAGAGCCTGAGGGGTCGTGA
- a CDS encoding polyketide antibiotic transporter, translating to MSTYAGTVALARLALRRDRVLVPVTAVLLVALAGGSASATVALYPEPAAALAAARAVVASPAVLAMYGPIDATNPDSIAAFKTLTIGAMLVAALAVTLVTRHTRADEEAGRTELLGAGAIGRRAPLTAAVLLATAVVAAVSLAAGLSMASAGLGLRGSLAFSAAWATTGVAFVGVTAVAAQVAGTARGCAGLAYAVLGGAYLVRAVGDTTPLHWLVWVSPVGWAQEVGAFGDDRVGVLLLGVTWSAALVAVAVGLLERRDLGAGLLPTRPGPVVAAASLRTPLALAWRLQRGLLLGWVVAYGVLGVVLGAVAGSADSFVTDDSVRQVLEQLGGSASSLADVFVGVELHLLAIGAAAYGLAAALRLHSEEVEQHAEQLIATGVTRRALLVSHATVSLGGSALLLLVVGTGLATTTSGGPGTALSRLLPAALAPVPAVWVSCGLALLLYAALPRATVAAWALLAVFLVLGELGPLLRVPQPVIGLSPFVHVSPPPGGTVPTTPIGLLLLFAGGLCLAADGAFRRRDLVNG from the coding sequence GTGAGCACCTACGCGGGGACGGTCGCCCTGGCGCGCCTCGCCCTGCGGCGCGACCGGGTGCTCGTGCCGGTGACGGCCGTGCTGCTCGTCGCCCTCGCCGGAGGCTCAGCGAGCGCCACGGTGGCGCTCTACCCCGAGCCCGCCGCCGCCCTCGCTGCGGCGCGGGCGGTCGTCGCGAGCCCCGCCGTCCTCGCGATGTACGGGCCGATCGACGCCACCAACCCCGACTCGATCGCGGCCTTCAAGACGCTGACGATCGGCGCGATGCTGGTCGCCGCTCTGGCGGTCACCCTCGTCACCCGGCACACCCGCGCCGACGAGGAGGCAGGTCGCACCGAGCTGCTGGGCGCGGGCGCCATCGGCCGCCGCGCACCGCTCACGGCTGCGGTGCTGCTCGCCACCGCGGTGGTCGCCGCCGTCTCGCTCGCCGCCGGGCTCTCCATGGCGAGCGCCGGTCTGGGCCTGCGGGGCTCGCTCGCCTTCAGTGCCGCGTGGGCGACCACCGGCGTGGCCTTCGTCGGAGTCACAGCGGTGGCGGCGCAGGTCGCGGGCACCGCCCGCGGCTGCGCCGGCCTCGCGTACGCCGTGCTCGGCGGCGCCTACCTCGTGCGCGCCGTCGGCGACACCACACCACTGCACTGGCTCGTGTGGGTCTCACCCGTCGGGTGGGCGCAGGAGGTGGGCGCCTTCGGCGACGATCGCGTCGGCGTCCTGCTGCTCGGCGTCACGTGGTCAGCAGCGCTGGTGGCGGTGGCCGTCGGGCTGCTGGAGCGCCGCGACCTCGGAGCAGGGCTGCTGCCCACCCGCCCCGGGCCGGTCGTTGCCGCCGCCTCCCTGCGCACCCCCCTCGCCCTGGCCTGGCGGCTGCAGCGCGGCCTGCTGCTCGGGTGGGTGGTGGCGTACGGGGTGCTGGGGGTGGTGCTCGGGGCGGTCGCCGGCAGCGCCGACTCGTTCGTCACCGACGACTCCGTCCGTCAGGTGCTCGAGCAGCTCGGGGGCAGTGCGTCGAGCCTCGCTGACGTCTTCGTCGGCGTCGAGCTGCACCTCCTCGCCATCGGTGCTGCGGCCTATGGCCTCGCCGCCGCCCTGCGCCTGCACTCCGAGGAGGTCGAGCAGCACGCGGAGCAGCTGATCGCCACCGGTGTCACCCGGCGGGCGCTGCTCGTCTCCCACGCCACCGTCTCGCTCGGTGGCAGCGCACTGCTGCTGCTCGTCGTCGGCACGGGGCTCGCGACGACGACGAGCGGTGGCCCCGGGACCGCGCTCAGCCGTCTGTTGCCGGCCGCTCTGGCCCCGGTCCCGGCGGTGTGGGTCTCCTGCGGACTCGCCCTGCTCCTGTATGCGGCACTGCCCCGCGCCACGGTCGCCGCGTGGGCGCTGCTGGCCGTCTTCCTGGTCCTCGGCGAGCTCGGCCCGCTGCTGCGGGTGCCGCAGCCGGTGATCGGGCTGTCACCCTTCGTGCACGTGTCCCCCCCACCTGGTGGCACCGTGCCGACGACGCCGATCGGGTTGCTGCTGCTGTTCGCTGGTGGCCTGTGTCTCGCCGCAGACGGTGCATTCCGGCGACGCGATCTCGTCAACGGATAG
- a CDS encoding succinate dehydrogenase cytochrome b subunit, translating to MATSTPPRTTRTARTTPTTTARRTTIAMKLVMAVTGLVFVAFVLVHMYGNLKMFAGRAAYDDYAEHLRTLLTPILPYSGFLWITRAVLIGSLVAHVYSAFYLWSRAQNARTTKYQVKKAVVATVSSRFMRWGGVTLLLFIVWHILQFTTQTINVNGSKASPYDRYVSAFQPSVWWCFVIYALAMVALFMHLRHGVWSASQTLGLTGTAKARRNANLLGQTLAVVIAGGFILPAVFVLVGVIK from the coding sequence GTGGCCACCTCGACTCCCCCCCGCACGACGCGCACCGCCCGGACGACTCCGACGACGACCGCCCGGCGCACGACCATCGCGATGAAGCTGGTCATGGCGGTCACGGGCCTCGTCTTCGTCGCCTTCGTGCTGGTGCACATGTACGGCAACCTCAAGATGTTTGCCGGCAGGGCCGCCTACGACGACTACGCCGAGCACCTGCGCACGCTGCTGACGCCGATCCTGCCGTACAGCGGCTTCCTCTGGATCACCCGCGCCGTGCTCATCGGCTCGCTGGTCGCGCACGTCTACTCCGCCTTCTACCTGTGGAGCCGTGCGCAGAACGCCCGCACCACGAAGTACCAGGTGAAGAAGGCTGTCGTCGCGACCGTCTCGTCGCGCTTCATGCGCTGGGGCGGCGTCACGCTGCTGCTCTTCATCGTCTGGCACATCCTGCAGTTCACGACCCAGACCATCAACGTCAACGGCAGCAAGGCCTCCCCCTACGACCGCTACGTGTCGGCCTTCCAGCCCAGCGTCTGGTGGTGCTTCGTGATCTACGCGCTGGCGATGGTCGCCCTCTTCATGCACCTGCGTCACGGCGTGTGGTCGGCCAGCCAGACCCTCGGCCTCACCGGCACCGCCAAGGCCCGCCGTAACGCCAACCTCCTCGGCCAGACCCTGGCGGTCGTCATCGCCGGAGGCTTCATCCTCCCGGCCGTCTTCGTCCTCGTCGGCGTCATCAAGTAG
- a CDS encoding OFA family MFS transporter, whose protein sequence is MSRGTTATGPTPSPTDDGPSGPLAFLDRRHTIAPAGYSRWLIPPAALAVHLCIGQVYATSVYKTSLVAHFGASQTAIGVIFSIAIVMLGLSAAVLGTWVERNGPRKAMFVAACAWGLGFLVGSLGIATTQLWLVYLGYGVIGGVGLGIGYISPVSTLIKWFPDRPGLATGLAIMGFGGGALIASPLSRQLLSAYDPAYKPSVSSSLASGHALTLLFVTLGVIYFLVMMFGVANIRVPASDWKPDGFEPAAVRSDAMVTTAGVTAANAIRTPQFWLLWVVLFCNVTAGIGILEQASPMIQDFFRGAGGKSTVAVAAAGGFVGLLSLFNMAGRFAWSTTSDLVGRKNIYVLYLGGGIVLYLLLAFVGPSATGLFVLFAALIISFYGGGFATAPAFLRDLFGVLQVGAIHGRLLTAWSAAGVVGPLIVNGFLDAEGKPGTLTADAYRPALLTMVGVLAVGFVANLLIRPVAERFHASADVHASSAAAVDVAGRGAVPGTARLALSWVLVVGALAYGVVQTLTTAVKLFT, encoded by the coding sequence ATGAGTCGCGGCACCACCGCCACCGGCCCCACACCGAGCCCCACCGACGACGGCCCCTCGGGCCCGCTCGCCTTCCTCGACCGGCGCCACACCATCGCTCCTGCCGGCTACAGCCGCTGGCTCATCCCACCGGCGGCCCTCGCGGTGCACCTGTGCATCGGGCAGGTCTACGCCACCAGCGTCTACAAGACCTCGCTCGTCGCCCACTTCGGCGCGAGCCAGACCGCCATCGGCGTCATCTTCTCCATCGCCATCGTCATGCTCGGCCTCTCGGCTGCCGTGCTCGGCACGTGGGTCGAGCGCAACGGCCCCCGCAAGGCGATGTTCGTCGCCGCCTGCGCCTGGGGCCTCGGCTTCCTCGTCGGGTCACTCGGCATCGCCACCACGCAGCTGTGGCTGGTCTACCTCGGCTACGGCGTGATCGGCGGTGTCGGTCTCGGCATCGGCTACATCTCGCCGGTCTCGACCCTCATCAAGTGGTTCCCCGACCGGCCGGGCCTGGCCACCGGTCTGGCCATCATGGGCTTCGGCGGCGGGGCCCTCATCGCCAGCCCGCTGTCGCGGCAGCTGCTGTCGGCCTACGACCCGGCCTACAAGCCGTCGGTCTCGTCGTCCCTGGCCAGCGGGCACGCCCTCACCCTGCTCTTCGTCACCCTGGGCGTCATCTACTTCCTGGTCATGATGTTCGGTGTCGCCAACATCCGCGTCCCGGCGAGCGACTGGAAGCCGGACGGCTTCGAGCCCGCAGCCGTGCGGAGTGACGCCATGGTCACGACCGCCGGCGTCACCGCGGCCAACGCGATCCGCACGCCGCAGTTCTGGCTGCTGTGGGTCGTGCTCTTCTGCAACGTCACGGCCGGCATCGGCATCCTCGAGCAGGCCAGCCCGATGATCCAGGACTTCTTCCGGGGCGCGGGTGGCAAGTCCACCGTCGCCGTGGCCGCGGCCGGCGGGTTCGTCGGTCTGCTCTCGCTGTTCAACATGGCCGGACGCTTCGCCTGGTCGACGACCTCCGACCTCGTGGGGCGCAAGAACATCTACGTGCTCTACCTAGGCGGCGGCATCGTGCTCTACCTGCTGCTGGCCTTCGTCGGGCCGAGCGCGACAGGGCTCTTCGTGCTCTTCGCGGCGCTCATCATCTCGTTCTACGGCGGCGGGTTCGCCACGGCACCGGCTTTCCTGCGCGACCTCTTCGGCGTCCTCCAGGTGGGCGCCATCCACGGACGTCTCCTGACCGCGTGGTCGGCCGCCGGTGTGGTGGGCCCGCTGATCGTCAACGGCTTCCTCGACGCCGAGGGCAAGCCGGGGACGCTGACCGCCGACGCCTACCGCCCGGCCCTGCTCACGATGGTCGGGGTGCTGGCCGTCGGCTTCGTCGCCAACCTGCTCATCCGGCCCGTTGCGGAGCGCTTCCACGCCTCGGCCGACGTGCACGCCAGCAGCGCTGCCGCCGTCGACGTCGCGGGTCGAGGAGCCGTCCCCGGCACGGCTCGGCTGGCGCTCTCGTGGGTGCTCGTCGTGGGTGCCCTGGCCTACGGCGTCGTGCAGACCCTCACCACGGCGGTGAAGCTGTTCACCTGA
- a CDS encoding sugar phosphate nucleotidyltransferase, which produces MTISGGADGTSSEQHAVGAIDGFWAVVPAGGAGTRLWPVSRRTSPKFLRDLTGAGRTLLQGTYDRLAPLAGEHVVVVTGVAHAEAVGAQLSGAVELVAEPTPRDSMPAIGLAAAIVERRDADAVIGSFAADHVIGDVDDFHAAVREAVAVARTGKVVTIGITPTEPATGFGYIREGDLLGVDGAPSARAVAEFVEKPDAETASRYLAEGGFRWNAGMFVVKASVLLDVLASGHPQMAADLRAIAAEPERLAELWPGLTKIAIDHAVAEPAAAAGLVAVVPAAFSWEDVGDFSALAQMLPEATDRPGLRVVGEAADVLTVDGGGLVVTGGRVVAVVGLDDVVVVDTPDALLVMSRERAQDVKKVVEQLTAQGRTDLT; this is translated from the coding sequence ATGACCATCAGTGGGGGAGCAGACGGTACGTCGTCCGAGCAGCACGCGGTGGGAGCGATCGACGGGTTCTGGGCCGTCGTCCCTGCGGGCGGTGCCGGCACGCGCCTCTGGCCGGTCTCGCGCCGCACGTCACCGAAGTTTTTGCGCGACCTCACGGGCGCGGGGCGCACGCTCCTGCAAGGCACCTACGACCGGCTCGCTCCACTGGCCGGCGAGCACGTCGTCGTCGTGACCGGGGTCGCGCACGCCGAGGCCGTGGGGGCCCAGCTGTCCGGTGCGGTCGAGCTCGTGGCCGAGCCCACCCCGCGTGACTCGATGCCGGCGATCGGGCTCGCCGCAGCCATCGTCGAGCGACGCGACGCCGACGCGGTGATCGGTTCCTTCGCCGCCGACCACGTCATCGGCGACGTGGACGACTTCCACGCCGCGGTGCGGGAGGCGGTCGCCGTGGCCCGCACCGGCAAGGTCGTCACGATCGGGATCACGCCGACCGAGCCGGCCACCGGCTTCGGCTACATCCGCGAGGGCGACCTGCTCGGGGTCGACGGGGCACCGAGTGCCCGAGCCGTGGCCGAGTTCGTCGAGAAGCCTGACGCCGAGACGGCTTCTCGCTACCTCGCCGAGGGCGGGTTTCGTTGGAACGCAGGCATGTTCGTCGTGAAGGCATCGGTGCTGCTCGACGTGCTGGCGTCGGGGCACCCGCAGATGGCCGCTGACCTGCGGGCCATCGCGGCCGAGCCCGAGCGGCTCGCCGAGCTGTGGCCCGGCCTGACCAAGATCGCCATCGACCACGCGGTGGCCGAGCCGGCGGCCGCCGCCGGTCTCGTGGCCGTCGTGCCGGCGGCGTTCTCGTGGGAGGACGTCGGCGACTTCTCCGCGCTCGCGCAGATGCTGCCCGAGGCGACCGACCGTCCCGGGCTGCGGGTGGTCGGCGAGGCCGCCGACGTGCTCACGGTCGACGGTGGGGGTCTCGTCGTCACCGGCGGCCGGGTCGTCGCCGTCGTCGGGCTCGACGACGTCGTCGTCGTCGACACGCCCGACGCGCTGCTCGTGATGTCGCGCGAGCGGGCCCAGGACGTCAAGAAGGTCGTCGAGCAGCTGACGGCACAGGGGCGCACCGACCTCACCTGA
- a CDS encoding DUF559 domain-containing protein has translation MDAVEALTRAGGVMRWRDLRSVVHSRHIHAAVAESLVLRVGGGRYALPTAETARRTAAGLTAVASHTSAASHWGWPLEIVPDRPHVTVHRARRLTTSQRSQAISHRRDLMADEVVDGWVTSPVRTVIDCCLDLPWDEALTVFDSSWRAGLTPREVQLATRRLPVQQRRRVLMVARAADPRAANPFESVLRSIATTVPGWAPVPQLGITTRGRAGRAHFAVDLADEDLHIVLEADSFEFHGKRKALDRDCRRYDRLVVDGWLVLRFSWEMVMTEPHLVRQLIADAVELRRRMPRQLVFPAPT, from the coding sequence ATGGACGCAGTCGAAGCCCTCACACGTGCCGGCGGAGTGATGCGGTGGCGCGACCTGCGGTCGGTCGTGCACTCGCGACACATCCACGCCGCCGTGGCCGAGTCCCTGGTCCTGCGCGTCGGAGGCGGCCGCTACGCCCTCCCCACTGCCGAGACCGCGCGACGCACCGCGGCGGGGCTGACCGCGGTCGCGAGCCACACCTCAGCCGCCAGCCACTGGGGCTGGCCGCTCGAGATCGTGCCGGACCGGCCGCACGTGACCGTGCACCGGGCTCGGCGCCTGACCACGAGCCAGCGCTCGCAGGCCATCTCGCACCGACGTGACCTCATGGCGGACGAGGTGGTCGACGGTTGGGTCACCTCCCCCGTACGCACCGTCATCGACTGCTGCCTCGACCTGCCGTGGGACGAGGCGCTCACGGTCTTCGACTCGTCGTGGCGCGCCGGTCTCACGCCACGCGAGGTCCAGCTCGCCACCCGACGGCTACCTGTGCAACAGCGGCGGCGGGTGCTCATGGTCGCCCGTGCCGCCGACCCCCGGGCCGCCAACCCGTTCGAGAGCGTGTTGCGGTCCATCGCCACGACGGTCCCGGGGTGGGCGCCCGTGCCCCAGCTCGGCATCACCACTCGGGGCCGCGCGGGGCGGGCGCACTTCGCGGTCGATCTGGCCGACGAGGACCTGCACATCGTGCTCGAGGCCGACAGCTTCGAGTTTCACGGCAAGCGGAAGGCCCTCGACCGCGACTGCCGCCGGTATGACCGGCTCGTCGTCGACGGGTGGCTCGTGCTGCGCTTCAGCTGGGAGATGGTCATGACCGAACCCCACCTCGTGCGCCAGCTCATCGCCGACGCGGTGGAGCTCCGCCGTCGTATGCCGCGTCAGCTGGTCTTCCCGGCACCCACCTGA